The following DNA comes from Frankia casuarinae.
CGCCCCTGGACCCGCGGCGAGGACACTGGCACACCCTTCATCGGCACACCCGTCACCGGCCCGGCGGCGTTCTCGAACGCACTGGCCGACGGCACGGTGAGGGTGCCGACGATCCGTCGTCTACCGTCCCCTGCCGAGGTCACCACCGTCTGCATGACCGCGTCGCAGGGTGGTTCGCCCGGTCGGATCAACCGGACCTGGATCGAAAACCCGTCGCCGTGCGTGACGAGGTGCCGCCATCGGCTGCCGACGTTCGCTACGTCGCCGGGATGGACAATGCGTTGCCATCCCCGTCCGACCGCCTCGTCGCGGGTAACGCCGGTCAACTCGGACCACAGCCGGTTCACAAAGAGATACCGGCCTGCCGTATCGGTGGCGAATACCGCGACCGGGCAGTTTTCGACAATCCGCCAGAACATTTTCCAAGCGGTCGTGTCGAACATGTCTGACGATCGGGGATCCCGGGCGCCACTCATCGTGATGCCCCTTTCCCCCCCGGGGGATCGTGCCGGGGATGCGTCGGGGGCAACGCCGCCCTGGTGGCCGAATGAGGTTCTCGCGAGCGGCTGACGACCGCGCTGGTTGTTGGCTGACCGGACACGGAAGGGACCCCCGAGGCAGGCGTTGGTGGGACGCTGGATGAGACCGGCGGGGTGGGGGGGTTCCGCCTGTCGACCCAGCGATGCGATATCGACTACAGGGATGTTCGGGTTAGGGACCGCCGAAAGGCTATCGCCTCGGCGTCGTTTCGAGGGAGAAATCGCGCGGGCGTTTCCGGGGCGGTTGGTGCACCGTCGGTGCAGTCGATATGCGCGCAGAGCGAGGATGAATGTCCGGTCCGCGGCCGCTTTTTGACTGCGGAGAGTAGCAGTCTTGGTGGTCAAGGTGGGACCCTGTACGGGCTGTGGCCTACCTGAGTCCTACCCGCTCCACACCCTCGGTGGGGGTTGTGCGAACGTTGTTGCGTCTGCCCCCGACGTCGGGGGTTGCTTACCAGTGACCTTCTTTCTACGCTTCGTGGCAATTGTTGGGGCGGGAAGAGACGAAAGTCGGAGGAGCAGCGGTTTTCGTGGCGGTGGCACGCGGCAGTTGGCTGGACGCGACATCGTTCGTGGAGGACGAGGTCAGAGAGCTTGTCCGGCGGCGTTCTCTCGATCCCGTGCGGGACCCGGCGCAGGTGCGTCAGCTCGTTCACGAGGTGCTCGCCGACTATGAGGAACGGGCTCTCGTCAGCGACCTTCCCCCGGTCGTCGACCGGGACGTCACCGCCCGGCTGGTCTATGACGCGGTTGCCGGGTTCGGGCCGCTGCAACGCCACCTCGACGACCCGACTGTGGAGGAGGTCTGGATCAACGAGCCGGGCCGGGTATTCGTCGCCCGGGCCGGTCGCAGCGAGCTGACGACGACCATTCTGACCGCCGATCAGGTCCAGGACCTCGTCGAGCGGATGCTGAAGTCCTCGGGCCGGCGGGTGGACCTCTCGACCCCGTTCGTCGACGCCATGCTTCCGGATGGTTCCCGGCTGCACGTGGTCATCCCCGATGTCACCCGGGTGCACTGGTCGATCAACATCCGTAAGTTTGTGCTGTCCGCGTCGAGCCTGGACGAACTGGTCGGTCTTGGGACGATCACGCTGGCAGCGGCCGCCTTTCTGGACGCCGCGGTCGTCGCCGGCCTCAACATCATCGTTGCGGGCGGCACCCAGGCCGGCAAGACGACCATGCTCAACTGTCTCGGCTCGGCCATCCCGGCCCGGGAACGGGTGATCAGCTGCGAGGAGGTGTTCGAGCTGAAGCTGCGGGCCGCCGACTGGGTGGCGATGCAGACCCGGCAGGCCAACCTGGAGGGCAGCGGGGAAATCCGGCTGCGCCGGCTGGTCAAGGAGGCCCTGCGGATGCGCCCGGACCGGCTCCTGGTCGGCGAGGTTCGCCAAGAGGAGGCGCTCGACCTGCTGATCGCGCTCAACTCCGGGCTGCCCGGTATGTGCAGCCTGCACGCGAACTCGGCTCGCGAGGCCGTGACGAAGCTGTGCACCCTGCCCCTGCTCGCCGGCGAGAACGTCAGCCATGCCTTCGTGGTGCCCACCGTCGCCGCCAGCGTGGACCTCGTCGTCCATCTGGAGAAGGACGTCTCGGGCCGGCGCCGCGTCACCGAGGTCGTCGCGCTGCCCGGCCGGACGGAGGGGGATGTCATCGAGATTGCCCAGATCTACCGCTCGCGCGCGGACGGACTGGTCCGCGCCGACGGCTTCCCGCCACATCCCGAACGGTTCGCCCGCGCCGGCTACGACCTGCCCGCCCTGCTGGCCCAGAGCGACCATGATTACCATCATCATCGGCCCGGCGGGGGCTGGCCCGAGATCGCCGCGGAGCGCTGATGGGCATCTTCCTCGGCCTGCTGTTCGGTCTGGGTCTGTTCCTTATCGTCACCAGCGGCCGGCCGCGGTTCCCGGCCTGGTCGGCGACGGCGCGCTGGGAACGGTCGACGAGCGACCTGCTCGCCCAGGCGGGCATCCGCGGCGTGACCCCGCGCCAGTTCGTCATGATTAGCCTGGGTCTGGGCCTGTTGGTCGGCCTGGTCGTCCTGGCATTCACCGAGACCGTGTCGCTGGCCGGCGCCTTCGTCGTGTTTGCGAGTCTGCTGCCCCGAGCTCTCGTGGTCCGTCGGCGGCATGCCCGCAGGCATGATCTGCGGGAGCTGTGGCCGGACGTCGTCGACAACCTGTCCAGCGCGGTGCGGGCCGGGATGTCGCTGCCCGAGGGCCTGGCCGCGGTGGGGGTGCGGGGGCCGGTGCAGCTGCGACCGGCCTTCACCCGGTTCGGCGAGGACTACAGCGCCACCGGGTCGTTCTCGGCCTGCCTGGACCGCCTCGCCGACGAGCTCGCCGATCCGGTGGCCGACCGCATCATCGAGTCGCTGCGGATGGCCCGGGAGGTCGGCGGGACCGACCTCGGCCGGCTGTTGCGCACGCTGTCCACCTTCCTGCGGGAGGACGCCCGCACCCGCGCCGAGCTTGAGACGCGGCAGAGTTGGACGGTGAACGCCGCCCGACTCGCGCTCGCCGCCCCCTGGATCGTGCTGCTCCTGCTGGCCACCCGGGGGCAGAACGTGCGGGCCTACGACAGCCCGACCGGGGTCCTGGTGCTCGTGGTGGGCGGCGCCGTGTCGGCCCTCGCCTACCTGCTCATGAAGCGGATCGGCCGGTTGCCGGAGGAGGGCCGGGTGCTGCGCGGGGGAGCGGCAGCCGGCCGGGGGGCGGGATTGTGACCACGGTCGCCAGCGGTGCGCTGATCGGGTTCCTCGTCGGGCTGGGCCTGGTCATCATCGTTTACCGCTCCCCCCGGGCCCGGCGCATCCACCTCGCTGACCGAATCGATCCCTACCTGCGGGACACCCCCACACCCTCGAGGCTGCTCGACGACCGGCCGCGGGGGGTGCCGCGGCCGGGCCTCGCCGCGGTCGAGGCGCTCGCGCGCCCGTTACTCGCGGACGCCGCCGGTCGACTCGACCGTTTCCTGGGGGGCCGGGCCGCCCTGCAACGCCGGCTGACCCAGGCCGGCGGACGGACCAGCATCGAGGAGTTCCGCGTCCAGCAGGTCATCTGCGCGGCCAGCGGGGCGCTGATCGGCGCCTTCCTGCTGGCGCTGCGCGCGCTGCTCGGCGTCGGCCCGCCGGCCCTGGTCAGTGTCGCCTTGATCGTCGCTGGCACGGCCGGTGGGGTGGTGGCCCGGGACTACTGGCTGTCGCGGGCGATCTCCGAACGCGAGGACCGGATGCTGCTGGAGTTCCCGACGATCGCGGAGCTGCTGGCGCTCGCGGTGACCGCGGGGGAGTCGGCCATCGGGGCGCTGGAGCGGGTCAGCCGGTTGACCCACGGCGAGCTTGGGCGCGAGCTGCGGCTTGCGCTGGCCGACGCCCGCGCCGGGGCCACCCTCGTGCAGGCGTTGGAGGGCATCGCGGCGCGTACGGCGTTGGCGCCCCTAGTGCGGTTCGTCGACGGGATGGCGGTCGCGATCGAACGGGGGACGCCGCTGGCGGACATCCTGCGCGCGCAGGCCGTCGACGCGCGTGAGGCGGGCAAGCGGCAGCTGCTGGAGGCCGGTGGCCGCAAGGAGATCGCGATGATGATCCCGGTCGTGTTCCTCGTCCTGCCGACGACCGTGATTTTTGCCTTCTACCCGGCCCTGGTGAGTTTCACCGTGATCGCGCAGTGAGTGTCCGGGGGCGCGCAGGTGGCCGCCCGCGGGGTGGACGCGTCCGTCCGGCGAGGTCGGATCAGCCAGCCTGAAGGAGGAGACATGGGACGAACAGGGCAGGCCGTGAAAGCGAGATGGCGGGCCTGGCGGTCAGCCGTCGCATCGGGCAGCCGCCATGATCGCGACCGGGGGGACGTCCCCGGCTGGGTCATGATAACCGTCATGACGGCGGCGCTGGTGGTCGCGATCGCCACCCTGGCGACGCCCGCCCTGCAGAACCTGTTCACCTCGGCCATCAACTCGGTGTCGGGTATCGGCGGTGGCGGCTGAGCTCGCGGCCGCCGCGGGGCCGGACGGGATCGACGGCGGCCCCAGGGGAACCGGGCACCGACCGGACGCGGTCGAGGACGGCGTCGAGGACGCCTCGGACGCCTCGGACGCCTCGGACGCGGCTGACGCGGCTGACGGCGGATCGGCCGTCGTCGAGTTCATCCTGGTGGGGACGTTGTTGCTCTTCCTGATCCTGGGGATCATCCAGGTCGGCCTGGTGCTGCACATCCGCAACACGCTCGCGGCGGACGCCGCGGAGGGAGCCAGGCACGCGGCCAACCTCGGCGTACCGGCGAGCGAGGGCGGTCCCTACGCCCAGGCCCTCATCGCGCGGACCATCCCGGGACGGTCCGACGCCGTCTGCACCGGGGCGCAGGTCGATGGGCCGGGTGGCACGCCGCTCGCGGAGGTCACCTGCCGGGTTGCCGTGCCGCTCGTCCTGGTCCCACTGGGCGACGGCATCACGATCACGGTGAAGGGCCATGCGCTCAAGGAACTGCCGTGACGAGGGGTGGCGTGGCGGGAGATCGGGTCGCGCGGGCGATCCTGCACTCCCTGCCGCGGGCGATCATGATGATCAGGACAGGTTGTGTGGCTTTCGTGCGCCGCGTCGGTCGCATAGGCCGCGTTGTCGGGCCCGGACAGGAAGGCCGGGCGACCAGGGCCGACGACGGTTCGGCGATGATCG
Coding sequences within:
- a CDS encoding CpaF family protein, encoding MAVARGSWLDATSFVEDEVRELVRRRSLDPVRDPAQVRQLVHEVLADYEERALVSDLPPVVDRDVTARLVYDAVAGFGPLQRHLDDPTVEEVWINEPGRVFVARAGRSELTTTILTADQVQDLVERMLKSSGRRVDLSTPFVDAMLPDGSRLHVVIPDVTRVHWSINIRKFVLSASSLDELVGLGTITLAAAAFLDAAVVAGLNIIVAGGTQAGKTTMLNCLGSAIPARERVISCEEVFELKLRAADWVAMQTRQANLEGSGEIRLRRLVKEALRMRPDRLLVGEVRQEEALDLLIALNSGLPGMCSLHANSAREAVTKLCTLPLLAGENVSHAFVVPTVAASVDLVVHLEKDVSGRRRVTEVVALPGRTEGDVIEIAQIYRSRADGLVRADGFPPHPERFARAGYDLPALLAQSDHDYHHHRPGGGWPEIAAER
- a CDS encoding type II secretion system F family protein, yielding MGIFLGLLFGLGLFLIVTSGRPRFPAWSATARWERSTSDLLAQAGIRGVTPRQFVMISLGLGLLVGLVVLAFTETVSLAGAFVVFASLLPRALVVRRRHARRHDLRELWPDVVDNLSSAVRAGMSLPEGLAAVGVRGPVQLRPAFTRFGEDYSATGSFSACLDRLADELADPVADRIIESLRMAREVGGTDLGRLLRTLSTFLREDARTRAELETRQSWTVNAARLALAAPWIVLLLLATRGQNVRAYDSPTGVLVLVVGGAVSALAYLLMKRIGRLPEEGRVLRGGAAAGRGAGL
- a CDS encoding type II secretion system F family protein, coding for MTTVASGALIGFLVGLGLVIIVYRSPRARRIHLADRIDPYLRDTPTPSRLLDDRPRGVPRPGLAAVEALARPLLADAAGRLDRFLGGRAALQRRLTQAGGRTSIEEFRVQQVICAASGALIGAFLLALRALLGVGPPALVSVALIVAGTAGGVVARDYWLSRAISEREDRMLLEFPTIAELLALAVTAGESAIGALERVSRLTHGELGRELRLALADARAGATLVQALEGIAARTALAPLVRFVDGMAVAIERGTPLADILRAQAVDAREAGKRQLLEAGGRKEIAMMIPVVFLVLPTTVIFAFYPALVSFTVIAQ
- a CDS encoding TadE/TadG family type IV pilus assembly protein; translation: MAAELAAAAGPDGIDGGPRGTGHRPDAVEDGVEDASDASDASDAADAADGGSAVVEFILVGTLLLFLILGIIQVGLVLHIRNTLAADAAEGARHAANLGVPASEGGPYAQALIARTIPGRSDAVCTGAQVDGPGGTPLAEVTCRVAVPLVLVPLGDGITITVKGHALKELP